Proteins encoded together in one Candidatus Lariskella endosymbiont of Epinotia ramella window:
- a CDS encoding TlpA family protein disulfide reductase, with protein sequence MKKVLSKAVPIVLICIFFVMLIIVSNKKGDNHIIEEEESFYVQVPEAQRFFSTDSSFSLLPSHNEKYKVIYVFASWCPSCSKHIGLIQEVKGEYEMSVIGLSWDENQENLKEWLAKNSNPFEEIGALSSDLVMELGVSVLPAVFIIDQTSKIVYHDEGDIDETQFKNVLDKIDAVY encoded by the coding sequence ATGAAGAAAGTTTTATCTAAAGCAGTTCCAATAGTATTGATATGTATATTTTTTGTAATGTTGATTATAGTATCAAACAAGAAAGGTGATAATCATATAATAGAAGAAGAAGAGTCATTTTATGTTCAGGTTCCAGAAGCTCAGCGATTCTTTTCTACTGATAGTAGTTTTTCTCTTTTGCCGTCTCATAATGAAAAATATAAGGTTATATACGTTTTTGCTTCGTGGTGTCCTTCTTGTTCAAAGCATATAGGATTAATACAGGAAGTGAAAGGAGAGTATGAGATGAGCGTGATAGGTCTCAGTTGGGATGAAAATCAAGAAAATTTAAAAGAATGGCTTGCTAAGAATAGTAATCCCTTCGAAGAGATAGGTGCACTTTCTTCAGATCTGGTGATGGAGCTTGGAGTATCTGTTCTCCCTGCTGTCTTTATCATAGATCAAACATCAAAAATCGTGTATCATGATGAAGGTGACATAGATGAAACACAATTTAAAAACGTACTGGATAAAATCGATGCCGTATATTAA